In one Dermatophagoides farinae isolate YC_2012a chromosome 4, ASM2471394v1, whole genome shotgun sequence genomic region, the following are encoded:
- the LOC124500587 gene encoding dual specificity tyrosine-phosphorylation-regulated kinase 2, whose translation MPLSRTRSLIANINGSTPNESFLPQIGCEKSCNNLNGTLTTGNNMLLPPITKTTTFSGFKLSSTNGFGQPPPPQTMTAATNNNGGGGGDHHHHHSHHSHHQQSCNEQQQQPPPTSSTTKWSYQQHIDQQNGSDIVSLPRASVGSGSGAATSEASPSSGSTSNEETPNDSKTMINGGGGSANGSQNGSSAASNTSSVCKLPSNKTKPLVVTPEQVMKLYSYKLTPYEHREIFNYSELYFIGANAIKRMGIIGGANNNDYDDEQGSYIFVPHDHIAYRYEMLKVIGKGSFGQVIKVYDHKTQQHVALKIVRNEKRFHRQAQEEIRILQHLKKQDKDNTMNIIHMYEHFIFRNHMCITFELLSVNLYELIKKNHFQGFSIQLIRRFAYSILRCLEALYNNKIIHCDLKPENVLLKQQGRSGIKVIDFGSSCFEHQRIYTYIQSRFYRAPEVILGASYGMPIDMWSLGCILAELATGYPLLPGENENDQLSCIIELLGMPPQKLIDVSKRAKIFFNSKGYPRYCYTKVLSDGSVLIEGSRTPRGKMRGPPGTKSWSVALKGCEDECFVDFIKKCLDWDPHTRMTPYAALRHSWLTRRRLPRLPQNGGENAANSVSETSPVHHHSSLQINQVNGTSAVSSTTATSAAQLNGNVLHPPTAAAAAAVNSYSQRYNTNDTNNVTATTTTVTNENGNHTTSGGGCTNNGTFLARIWDPSSPDQKSDNSNAFSKYYKSTTNSLVGGGGQTNGITGGGVAQTVTKETSIWSTTHKEAITTNSGVVVNGKMINGKDKDGLSVVNNSSSDVRALSNDLYLSLIGRSYNR comes from the coding sequence ATGCCACTATCTCGTACACGTTCATTGATTGCAAATATAAATGGCAGTACgccaaatgaatcatttctACCACAGATAGGTTGTGAAAAAAGttgtaataatttaaatgGCACATTAACAACCGGTAACAATATGTTATTACCACCAATAACaaagacaacaacattttcgggtttcaaattatcatcaacaaatggtTTTGgtcaaccaccaccaccacaaacaATGACGGCagcaacaaataataatggtggtggtggtggtgatcatcatcatcatcattcacatcattctcatcatcaacaatcttgtaatgaacaacaacaacaaccaccgcCAACATCATCTACGACAAAATGGtcatatcaacaacataTTGATCAACAGAATGGTAGTGATATTGTTAGCTTACCAAGAGCTTCAGTTGGAAGCGGTAGTGGTGCAGCCACATCCGAAGCTAGTCCATCATCAGGTTCAACATCGAATGAAGAAACaccaaatgattcaaaaaccATGatcaatggtggtggtggttcagCTAATGGATCACAGAATGGATCATCAGCTGCAAGTAATACAAGCAGTGTTTGTAAATTAccatcaaacaaaacgaaaccaTTGGTCGTTACGCCTGAACAAGTGATgaaattatattcatataaGCTAACACCATATGAACATCGTGAAATATTTAATTATTCTGAATTATATTTCATTGGTGCCAATGCCATCAAACGTATGGGTATTATTGGTGGtgcaaacaataatgattatgatgatgaacaaggCTCATATATATTCGTTCCACATGATCATATTGCTTATCGTTATGAAATGCTCAAAGTGATTGGCAAAGGTAGCTTTGGCCAAGTGATCAAAGTTTATGATCATAAAACACAGCAACATGttgcattgaaaattgtacgaaatgaaaaacgattCCATCGACAAGCACAGGAAGAGATTAGAATATTACAACATCTGAAGAAGCAAGATAAAGATAATACAATGAATATAATACATATGTATGAACATTTTATATTCCGTAATCATATGTGCATTACGTTTGAACTGCTCAGTGTCAATCTTTATGAGCTTATcaaaaagaatcattttcaagGTTTCAGCATACAATTAATACGACGATTTGCTTATTCCATACTACGATGTTTAGAAgctttatataataataaaatcatccATTGCGATCTCAAACCCGAAAATGTTCTACTCAAACAACAAGGACGCAGTGGTATTAAAGTCATTGATTTTGGTTCATCATGTTTTGAACATCAGCGTATCTATacatatattcaatcaaGATTTTATCGTGCACCAGAAGTTATTTTAGGTGCATCATATGGTATGCCAATCGACATGTGGAGTTTAGGATGTATATTGGCCGAATTAGCTACCGGTTATCCATTATTACctggtgaaaatgaaaatgatcaattatcatgtattattgaattattgGGCATGCCACCACAGAAATTAATCGATGTTTCGAAAAGagccaaaatatttttcaattcaaaaggCTATCCACGTTATTGTTATACCAAAGTTCTTTCAGATGGTTCCGTATTGATCGAAGGTAGCCGTACACCACGTGGTAAAATGCGTGGTCCACCAGGCACAAAAAGCTGGTCAGTTGCATTGAAAGGCTGTGAAgatgaatgttttgttgatttcattaaaaaatgtCTTGATTGGGATCCTCATACACGTATGACACCATATGCAGCATTACGTCATTCATGGCTTACTAGGCGACGTTTACCTCGTCTTCCACAAAATGGTGGTGAAAATGCTGCCAACAGTGTAAGCGAAACATCACCTgtgcatcatcattcatcgttACAGATTAATCAAGTAAATGGTACATCAGCCGTATCCTCAACAACGGCCACATCGGCGGCACAACTGAATGGCAATGTTCTTCATCCGCCAACAGCAGCGGCTGCCGCAGCCGTCAATTCCTATAGTCAACGTTATAATACAAATGATACAAACAATGTGACagcaacaactacaacagtTACCAATGAAAACGGTAATCATACAactagtggtggtggttgtacAAATAATGGTACATTTTTGGCAAGAATCTGGGATCCAAGTAGTCCGGATCAAAAATCGGATAATTCAAATGCATTTAGTAAATAttacaaatcaacaacaaatagtcttgttggtggtggtggtcaaaCGAATGGCAttactggtggtggtgtagCACAAACAGTAACAAAAGAGACATCAATATGGTCAACGACACATAAAGAAGctataacaacaaattcaggtgttgttgtcaatggaaaaatgataaatggaAAAGATAAAGATGGATTATCCGTTGTCAATAATAGTAGTTCGGATGTACGAGCCCTATCAAATGACCTTTATTTATCACTCATTGGTCGTTCATATAATcgttga
- the Arl8 gene encoding ADP-ribosylation factor-like protein 8 — translation MFAIFQRFLDWLRSLFWKEELELTLVGLQYSGKSTFVSVIATGQFSEDMIPTVGFNMRKVTKGNVSIKIWDIGGQPRFRSMWEKYCRGVQAIIYMVDAADHSKIDASKTELHGLLSKPQLEGIPVLVLGNKKDLSGALDEKQLIDQMDLGSIPDREICCYSISCKDKTNIDITLQWLINHSKSSR, via the exons atGTTTGCCATATTTCAACGTTTTTTAGATTGGCTACGAAGCCTTTTCTGGAAGGAAGAGCTTGAATTAACACTAGTCGGCCTACAGTATTCGGGCAAATCAACATTTGTCAGTGTAATTGCT ACTGGTCAATTTTCTGAAGATATGATACCAACGGTTGGGTTCAATATGAGAAAAGTGACGAAAGGAAATGTTTCTATTAAAATCTGGGATATAGGTGGACAGCCAAGATTTCGTTCAATGTGGGAAAAATATTGTCGTGGTGTACAAGCAATCAT CTATATGGTTGATGCAGCTGATCATAGTAAAATTGATGCATCAAAAACTGAACTACATGGATTATTATCTAAACCACAATTAGAAGGTATACCCGTATTAGTACTTGGcaataaaaaagatttatcTGGAGCattggatgaaaaacaattgattgatcaaat GGATTTAGGATCGATTCCAGATCGTGAAATTTGTTGCTATTCAATATCCTGTAAAGATAAAACTAATATCG ATATCACTTTACAATGGTTGattaatcattcaaaatcatcacgatga
- the LOC124489977 gene encoding major facilitator superfamily domain-containing protein 3, protein MSMNRRKKRLYINDGDGKKHSNPSSPNQRTTTTTTTKLSLTECTIFLGLLYFIQGFPYGFQDKLIPLLLIIKGHSPSTIGFIRLLLLPWLMKPLFAPLIDMTLTTTKWITVSLLGLIIISSYNTIWPDTTVNDDSIDEITWQFIAALFLLNFFSAFQDIAVDAIAVTIYSNHRGIMAGNAGQIVGYKLGAFFGSGILFWIYNIFNWNGLFATLTMIYSIVLFIFHKYSKNLSIIDNNNINQNDQLTTTTTMNPLQSKQQQKSPTKFRYRFNESSSNDRLQSSERLNHDNCQQYQMPQITTLISVYIFIFVYKLGESGSMTIYPIFFAKFIGISSQSLAFWNGTIGILCSIFGSLLASKLSISLLNKLIKLRLLPLCLKLIIIIIVTINHYHGFIEFSTSSSSLFYYISIISLLMIHFIGGIITTMTFTLMMMTCQQQQMSRKSLRVTQYTIMSTIEVFGKLLLSSLSGLIVDTIGFIGAQFIFIILAILPCTVLSSSLSL, encoded by the exons ATGTCAATgaatcgaagaaaaaaaag gCTATACattaatgatggtgatggtaaaaaacattcaaatccATCATCACCGAATCAAagaacgacgacgacaacaacaacgaaattatcattgactGAATGTACAATATTTTTGGGATTATTATACTTTATACAAGGATTTCCATATGGATTTCAAGATAAACTgataccattattattaataatcaaagGCCATTCACCATCGACAATTGGTTTCAtacggttattattattaccatggCTAATGAAACCATTGTTTGCACCATTGATCGATATG ACATTGACCACGACCAAATGGATTACAGTGAGTTTATTGGgtttaattatcatttcatcatataatacAATATGGCCCGATACAACggtcaatgatgatagtatCGATGAAATTACTTGGCAATTTATTGCagcattatttttattgaattttttttctgcatttCAG GATATTGCTGTCGATGCTATAGCCGTTACAATCTATTCAAATCATCGCGGCATAATGGCTGGTAATGCTGGCCAAATTGTTGGCTATAAATTAGGTGCATTTTTCGGTAGCGGTATTCTATTCTGGATATATAACATATTCAATTGGAATGGATTATTCGCTACGCTTACAATGATTTATTCGATTGTACTATTTATATTTcataaatattcaaaaaatttatcaataatcgataataataatatcaatcaaaatgatcaattgacaacaacaacaacaatgaatccATTGCagtcaaaacaacaacaaaaatcaccaacaaaatttcgatatcgattcaatgaatcatcatcaaatgatcgGCTACAATCTTCTGAAAGACTCAATCATGACAATTGTCAACAATATCAAATGCCACAAATAACCACATTGATTAGTgtctatatatttatatttgtcTATAAATTAGGTGAATCTGGATCGATGACAATATATCCAATattttttgcaaaatttATTGGTATATCAAGTCAATCATTAGCATTTTGGAATGGTACGATCGGTATATTATGTTCTATATTTGGATCATTGTTGGCATCAAAATTATCCATATCATT gctaaataaattgatcaaattacGGTTATTGCCCTTATgtttaaaattgattataattattattgttactattaatcattatcatggtTTTATCgaattttcaacatcatcatcttcattattttatt ataTAAGCATTATATCATTGTTAATGATACATTTTATCGGTGGCATAATCACAACCATGACCTTcaccttgatgatgatgacttgtcaacaacaacaaatgtcaCGAAAATCATTACGTGTAACACAATATACAATAATGTCAACAATTGAAGTATTTGGTAAacttttattatcatcattatccggTTTGATTGTCGATACTATTGGTTTTATTGGCGCacaattcatattcatcattttggctATTCTACCATGTACagttctatcatcatcattgtcattatga